GTCCGGACGGCAAGGACCCCATCCGGGTCGGCCTGGTGTTCAGCGCGGTGATCACGTTCCTGCTGACGGCCGCCGCGATCTACTTCCTCATCATCATGCCGATGAACGCGCTCGCGGCGCGGCGCAAGCGCGGCGAGGAGCCCGAGCCCGCTGCGCCGGCCGAGGACATCCTGCTGCTGCAGGAGATCCGTGACCTGCTGGCCGCGCGGCCCACGCCCGCGGTCGTGGCGGACACGACGAACCCGCCCACGATCATCCCGCCGTCGACGATCCCGCCCGCCGGGCCGACGGCCCCGCCGCCGCCCACGGTCTGACGCCGGACGCACGACGACCGCCCCGCTCCACGTGAGCCGGGCGGTCGTCGTGCGTCCGGGGCGTCGGCCCGCTGCGCGCGCCGCGGCGGCGGGCGGACCTCGTCAGGACGAGGCCGCGGCCTTGGCGGGCGCGGGCGTCGCGGGCGCCGGCGTGCTCGGCGACGTCGAGGCGGCGGTCGACCCCGAGTCCGACGAGCCGGTCGACGGCGTCGACGAGGACTCGGCCGAGCCGGTGCCCGACGGCGCGGCCGGCACGGACGAGGACTTGGCCCCCGAGCGCGCGTCGTTCCGGTAGAAGCCGGAGCCCTTGAACACGACGCCCACGGACGAGAACACCTTGCGCAGCCGGCCCTCGCACTCGGGGCAGACGCTCAGGGACTCGTCGGAGAACGACTGGTGGATGTCGAAGGCGTGGGCGCACTGCGTGCACGCGTACGAGTAGGTGGGCACCGGGTCTCCTGCGGGTTTCGGGTCGTGGCGGGGCGGGTGCGCGGGCCGCGGGGGCTGGCACTCACCCGTTCCGAGTGCCAAGGATAACGGCCCGCCCACACGTCCGATTCCCTGCGACGGCACTACCCTCGCAAGCGTGCTCCGCAGCCGTGCCGCCCGCCTGACCCTGCTCTCCGTCGCGATCGTGCTCGTCGTCGCTCTCGTCGCGACGGTGGTCGCGGCGTTCGTCGTCGTCCGGCGGCCGTTGCCGCAGGTCGAGGGGACGCTGCGCGTGCCCGGGCTGCAGGCGCCGGTCACGGTGACGCGTGACGCACGCGGCATCCCGACGATCACGGCGGACAGCGCCGCGGACCTGTTCCGCGCGCAGGGCTACGTGGCCGCGCAGGACCGGTTCTTCGAGATGGACTACCGACGGCACGTGGTCGCGGGCCGGCTCTCGGAGCTCGTGGGCGAGAACGAGGACGCGCTCGACGCGGACAAGGTCATCCGCACGTTCGGGTGGCACCGCATCGCGCAGCAGGAGCTCGAGATCCTCGAGCCCGCGACGCGTGAGGCGCTCGAGGCGTATGCGGCGGGCGTCAACGCCTACCTGGACGGCAAGGCGCCGTCGCAGATCGCGGTCGAGTACACGGTGCTGGGGCTGCAGGTGCAGATCGAGGCGCCCGAGCCGTGGGACGCGGTGGACTCGCTCGCGTGGCTCAAGGCGATGGCGTGGGACCTGCGGGGCAACTACGACGACGAGCTGGGCCGGGCGCGCGCGTTCGCGTCGGTGCGGGACGTCGCGAAGGTCGACCAGCTGTTCCCGCCGTACCCGCAGGCGCTCAACGCCCCGATCCTGGCCGAGCAGGACCTCACGACGGCGACGCCCGCGATCGCGACGCAGCCCGCGCCCGACCTGGACGACTCCGCGCTGCAGGCGGCGGTCGCCCGCGCGCAGGAGGCGCTCGAGGCCGTGCCGCACCTCATGGGGGACGGCGAGGGCGTCGGCTCCAACTCGTGGGTGATCGGCGGCGACCTGACCGAGAGCGGCAAGCCGCTGCTGGCCAACGACCCGCACCTGGGCATCTCCGCGCCGGGCATCTGGACGCAGGTGGGCCTGCGGTGCGCCACGGTCAGCGACGCGTGCCCGTACGACGTGTCCGGGTTCTCGTTCGCGGGGTTCCCGGGCGTGGTGATCGGCCACAACGCGGACCTCGCGTGGGGCCTGACGAACCTGGGTGCGGACGTCACGGACTTCTTCCTCGAGCGCGTGGACTCGACGGGTGAGGCGACGATGCGCGGCACCGAGACGGCGCCGATCACGACGCGCACGGAGGTGATCAAGGTCAACGGCGGTGACGACGTCCACCTGGACGTGCGCGAGACCGTGCACGGACCGATCGTCTCCGACGTGCTGGACGTGGACGCGGTCGGCGACGCGCCGGTCGAGGACGGCGCGTTCGGGCGCGACTACGTGGTCGCGCTCGCGTGGACGGCGCTCGCCCCCGGGCGCACCGCCGACGCGGTCCTGGCGATGGACACCGCACGCGACGCCGACGACATCGCACGCGTGGGCCGGCTGTTCGACGTCCCGTCGCAGAACATCGTGTTCGCGACGACGGACGGCCACATCGGCTACCAGGCACCGGGCCGTGTGCCGCTGCGCAACCGGGTGAGCGGCGACGTGCCGTCCGACGGCACGTGGCCGCGCCCGGGCTGGGACCCCGCGTACGACTGGCAGGGGTACGTGGACCCCGAGGAGATGCCGCGCGTGCAGGACCCGGCCGAGGGCTTCCTGGTCGCGGCGAACCAGGCGGTGACGCCCGCGGGTGTGGGG
The Cellulomonas gilvus ATCC 13127 DNA segment above includes these coding regions:
- the mscL gene encoding large conductance mechanosensitive channel protein MscL — its product is MSQSPVGSATNALGSGARGMGKVLQGFKEFISRGSVVDLAVGVVIGAAFGAVVKSFVDGIINPLVGWIFGAPDMTNMWAFGPDGKDPIRVGLVFSAVITFLLTAAAIYFLIIMPMNALAARRKRGEEPEPAAPAEDILLLQEIRDLLAARPTPAVVADTTNPPTIIPPSTIPPAGPTAPPPPTV
- a CDS encoding FmdB family zinc ribbon protein, whose product is MPTYSYACTQCAHAFDIHQSFSDESLSVCPECEGRLRKVFSSVGVVFKGSGFYRNDARSGAKSSSVPAAPSGTGSAESSSTPSTGSSDSGSTAASTSPSTPAPATPAPAKAAASS
- a CDS encoding penicillin acylase family protein: MLRSRAARLTLLSVAIVLVVALVATVVAAFVVVRRPLPQVEGTLRVPGLQAPVTVTRDARGIPTITADSAADLFRAQGYVAAQDRFFEMDYRRHVVAGRLSELVGENEDALDADKVIRTFGWHRIAQQELEILEPATREALEAYAAGVNAYLDGKAPSQIAVEYTVLGLQVQIEAPEPWDAVDSLAWLKAMAWDLRGNYDDELGRARAFASVRDVAKVDQLFPPYPQALNAPILAEQDLTTATPAIATQPAPDLDDSALQAAVARAQEALEAVPHLMGDGEGVGSNSWVIGGDLTESGKPLLANDPHLGISAPGIWTQVGLRCATVSDACPYDVSGFSFAGFPGVVIGHNADLAWGLTNLGADVTDFFLERVDSTGEATMRGTETAPITTRTEVIKVNGGDDVHLDVRETVHGPIVSDVLDVDAVGDAPVEDGAFGRDYVVALAWTALAPGRTADAVLAMDTARDADDIARVGRLFDVPSQNIVFATTDGHIGYQAPGRVPLRNRVSGDVPSDGTWPRPGWDPAYDWQGYVDPEEMPRVQDPAEGFLVAANQAVTPAGVGPFLTKDWDYGYRAQRIRDVIEAQVVAGEKVTAADVSALQGDERSPYADVLVPALLRLDIDDTFDDDGQELLRTWDHVASEDSAAAAYFAAVWSTLLELAFADDLPDGDSPNGGSRWLEVVRSLLDDPDSPWWDDRSTPGVVEGRDEVLTRAMVTARRELTQQLGRDAEDWRWGRLHVAAPEHPVLGGSSVPGLVRRLVNPEPIEVGGGSSIVDATAWDASAGYGVTAGPSMRMVVDLGDLDSSTWVTFTGSSGHPGSAHYTDQFGPWAAGETFPWPFSPAATAADAVDRLTLEP